A stretch of the Aminipila terrae genome encodes the following:
- a CDS encoding diaminopimelate decarboxylase family protein: protein MNIFENKIFKVEKEHLYFDGRDLTKLAEEYGSPLYIFSERELRKNVNEVIVAFRTFYDKTSIHYAAQCESTLANLQVIRDAGCNLQVNSGGELFKGLQAGFEGEQIIFTGACKTTKEIEFAIKSGVKSINIDSIYELTRIVKIAEALNTPVNIALMVAPEISYYNSNQNKLLVQEAEFGITFEQLRTAIRMSQKNKKYIKLKGYHFHIQNGLYKTESVREAFVTMLETAVKMHQLTGFIPQSLNIGGGISSENMGQIAEAVSQELNTDKVEKWAGKEYKEFFNSIELIIEPGRKIAASAGILLTSIVNEKYRKNLNENWLVLDEGLNIGAEAEKNLEYDQMICVNKITEQHNMPYKISGLSYDSSDCIRLPNSITAGDFIAFINAGAYSNTHLSHFSGRPRPGVIMIKKNGTVKQIKRPQQYEDLLAGEEPFREKLNLCVI from the coding sequence ATGAATATTTTTGAAAACAAAATATTTAAAGTTGAAAAAGAACATTTATACTTTGATGGAAGGGATTTGACAAAACTGGCTGAAGAATATGGTTCACCATTATATATTTTTTCAGAAAGAGAATTAAGAAAAAATGTAAACGAAGTTATAGTGGCCTTTAGAACCTTCTATGATAAGACCAGTATACATTATGCAGCTCAATGTGAATCAACTCTTGCTAATCTTCAGGTTATCAGAGATGCAGGCTGTAATTTGCAGGTTAATTCCGGAGGAGAATTGTTTAAAGGTTTACAGGCAGGCTTTGAGGGGGAGCAGATTATATTTACGGGAGCATGTAAAACCACTAAAGAGATTGAATTTGCCATAAAAAGCGGGGTTAAATCTATTAATATAGATTCGATCTACGAATTGACAAGAATTGTTAAAATTGCTGAGGCTTTAAATACTCCAGTGAACATTGCTTTAATGGTAGCCCCTGAAATCTCTTATTATAACTCTAATCAGAATAAATTGCTTGTACAGGAGGCAGAATTTGGAATAACCTTTGAACAGCTCAGAACAGCTATCAGAATGTCTCAGAAAAATAAGAAATACATAAAACTAAAAGGCTATCATTTTCATATCCAGAACGGATTATATAAAACGGAATCTGTTCGGGAGGCTTTTGTTACCATGCTTGAAACAGCAGTAAAAATGCATCAGCTCACAGGATTTATTCCCCAAAGCTTAAATATCGGAGGAGGCATTTCATCTGAAAATATGGGGCAGATTGCAGAGGCGGTATCCCAGGAATTAAATACGGATAAGGTGGAAAAATGGGCGGGAAAAGAATATAAAGAGTTCTTTAACAGCATAGAATTAATTATTGAGCCGGGTAGAAAAATTGCAGCTTCTGCAGGCATCCTTTTAACCAGTATAGTAAATGAAAAATATAGAAAGAATCTGAATGAAAACTGGTTAGTACTGGATGAAGGTCTGAACATTGGGGCTGAGGCTGAAAAAAATTTGGAATATGATCAGATGATATGTGTAAATAAAATTACTGAGCAACATAATATGCCATATAAAATCAGCGGACTGTCCTATGACTCTTCTGATTGCATCCGACTTCCTAACAGCATAACAGCCGGTGATTTCATCGCATTTATTAATGCGGGAGCTTATAGTAATACCCATCTCTCTCACTTTAGTGGAAGACCAAGGCCCGGGGTTATAATGATTAAGAAGAATGGTACTGTGAAACAGATTAAAAGGCCCCAGCAATATGAAGATCTGCTAGCTGGGGAAGAACCTTTTCGTGAAAAACTAAATTTATGTGTTATATAA
- a CDS encoding S-layer homology domain-containing protein produces the protein MNIIRMNHRRLIAWLLIFLLMAGGLAVLPTISFANNSVVKGLGKFITTPSINVKIKEKPAGTLFQVDGSGKETGLTGFSSECLEYHAYTTSDSDKIFSFQMSSSDWNSKDVGLTIKINDDEGKKISSAMSVSFYLKGKNLTANKEGTIVNFEFTNGHTYKVIVYGVNTNVQDPFIKGLTVDPADYYNLSWNSGEFINRIYLPQNTDKANLCFNTYDGVKLYKETVSEENELSKSPEGKYIYETENFEKANIIASFTNEDLGIRKENKYEFSFIKKDTTVPSDAAMEVVDYKPAVGQFVGMIKTKKVGRLDIKNGEADFLLKPTTRFDKYLSLGGFGGYITFKFKEPILNSETNPYGVDFIVYGNGFAYANSTAPELGNVLVSEDGESWYTLAGSRHYELMTDWNREATLKDGSKINAVLLAKKGENNIEDIAPKAVFGYADYHKCSETKDAETEYTITAKAGNPYSKEHVNNIGDCFDLSWAVDQDGKPVKLNSIQYVRVQSAVDIVNKVLGENSVEVGTLARAVTDNEAVGKTSEASSLTINGKDVLALTPVAAIEENNTKYYEMDLNDQSKATVKVSVKGASGDNISVNNEIYQSEANYTGLLKSDGSRMLRVILQNGRKEPVIYVIKCTGGGDPATNADLSSIVLTPGDQAITAEQAENNIYSFNVANNIENIKLKLNALNPNISMRVSGISGSDVELKSGIISDNISLKEGENCFDITATSTDQKTQNKYIIKVNRQTKESTENLDNLKVSFTLTGDDKHGEKGKHKEQVWIKTTAVEVPKGSTVKYLTDMMLYNAGIDFDDTDGNYISKIKGPGVGWLGEFDNGPNSGWMYRQNGKIADQGYAKRKLKNNDEILWFYTDDYKKETGYEGNWDHENSATKTDDQKASAKETVQVTAKPDRDGKAAAAVSSKDMTEALKKAMEAVKNSSKELIPEVSIVVKADDKADAVVTTLPTSSAKDIVKEKGILSITTPTGDMRFSQEALSALVAEAGGSDIKLAIEKVDASSNPVTTNIPELAGRPVFNLSAVSNDKAITDFKNGKVTFYLPYSLGANEKKENLKIIYVSDKGEQQTVEGASYDEAKKAMKGETNHFSYYAVTYNNVAFSDVTSGKWFYDSVMYLANKGIVKGKTKTTFDPNGSVTRAEFVQILYSKAGAPQVTNSAVFTDVSDNAWYAKAVNWAAEKNISKGFKGKFNPNANISREDMAVMLKNYLENIEKKEITKTALKQEFSDKGKISPYAGGAIEIMQTGGIINGYKGADGKYSFKPSGYATRAEASSMMASLFQKLAK, from the coding sequence TTGAACATTATAAGAATGAATCACAGAAGATTAATAGCCTGGTTACTAATTTTTTTACTAATGGCTGGTGGTTTGGCAGTTTTGCCAACTATTTCATTTGCAAATAATAGTGTTGTAAAAGGATTAGGAAAATTTATAACTACACCTAGTATTAATGTTAAAATAAAAGAAAAACCGGCAGGTACTTTATTTCAAGTTGATGGATCAGGGAAAGAGACTGGTTTAACTGGATTTTCTTCAGAATGTTTAGAGTATCATGCTTATACTACTTCTGACAGTGATAAAATTTTTTCTTTTCAGATGTCTTCTTCAGATTGGAATAGCAAAGATGTTGGGCTAACAATTAAGATTAACGATGATGAAGGTAAAAAAATCTCCTCCGCAATGAGCGTTTCTTTTTACTTAAAGGGTAAAAATTTAACTGCAAATAAAGAAGGCACTATTGTAAATTTTGAATTTACAAATGGACATACATATAAAGTTATAGTCTATGGTGTAAATACAAATGTACAGGATCCTTTTATTAAGGGATTAACCGTTGATCCTGCTGATTATTATAATTTATCATGGAATTCTGGTGAATTTATTAACCGGATTTACCTGCCGCAGAATACAGACAAGGCTAATTTGTGTTTTAATACTTATGACGGTGTAAAATTGTATAAGGAAACCGTTTCAGAGGAAAATGAATTATCAAAATCTCCAGAAGGAAAATACATATACGAAACAGAGAATTTTGAAAAAGCGAATATTATTGCTTCATTTACTAATGAAGATCTTGGAATACGAAAAGAAAATAAATATGAATTTTCATTTATAAAGAAAGATACTACAGTTCCATCAGATGCAGCCATGGAGGTAGTTGACTATAAACCGGCCGTGGGTCAATTCGTAGGAATGATTAAAACTAAAAAGGTAGGAAGGCTGGATATAAAAAATGGTGAAGCAGACTTCCTGCTGAAGCCAACAACCAGGTTTGATAAGTATCTATCTCTTGGTGGATTTGGGGGATATATAACATTTAAATTCAAAGAACCTATTTTGAATTCTGAAACTAACCCGTATGGGGTTGATTTTATTGTTTATGGGAATGGATTTGCATATGCTAACAGTACTGCTCCCGAGCTGGGAAATGTTCTGGTATCAGAAGACGGAGAAAGTTGGTATACCTTGGCTGGTTCCAGGCATTATGAATTAATGACGGACTGGAACAGGGAAGCTACCTTAAAGGATGGCTCTAAAATCAATGCTGTTCTTTTAGCAAAAAAAGGAGAAAACAACATTGAGGATATAGCACCAAAGGCTGTTTTTGGTTACGCAGATTATCATAAATGTTCTGAAACTAAAGATGCTGAGACAGAGTATACCATTACAGCTAAAGCAGGAAATCCTTATTCAAAAGAGCATGTTAATAATATTGGTGATTGTTTTGACCTGTCCTGGGCTGTGGATCAAGATGGTAAACCCGTAAAATTAAACAGCATTCAGTATGTTCGTGTTCAGTCCGCTGTAGATATTGTAAACAAAGTCCTTGGAGAAAATTCTGTAGAAGTTGGAACTTTAGCCAGAGCGGTGACGGATAATGAAGCAGTGGGAAAAACAAGCGAAGCTTCTTCATTAACCATAAATGGTAAAGATGTACTTGCTTTGACTCCCGTTGCAGCTATAGAAGAAAATAATACAAAGTATTATGAAATGGACTTAAATGATCAGTCAAAGGCAACAGTTAAAGTTTCAGTAAAGGGAGCTTCAGGAGATAATATTTCAGTGAATAATGAAATTTACCAAAGTGAAGCCAATTATACAGGTTTGTTAAAATCCGACGGTAGTCGGATGCTTCGTGTCATACTTCAAAATGGCAGGAAAGAACCTGTTATTTATGTAATAAAATGTACTGGAGGCGGAGATCCTGCAACAAATGCAGACTTGAGCTCTATAGTTTTAACCCCAGGTGATCAGGCAATAACGGCGGAACAGGCAGAAAATAATATATACTCTTTTAATGTTGCTAATAACATAGAGAATATAAAATTGAAACTTAATGCGTTAAACCCGAATATATCAATGAGAGTAAGTGGAATCAGCGGAAGTGATGTGGAATTAAAATCTGGTATTATATCGGATAATATAAGCTTAAAAGAAGGAGAAAACTGCTTCGACATAACAGCAACTTCAACGGATCAAAAAACTCAAAACAAATACATAATTAAGGTAAACAGGCAGACAAAAGAAAGCACGGAGAACCTGGACAACCTGAAGGTTTCATTCACGTTGACCGGGGATGATAAACATGGAGAAAAAGGAAAACATAAGGAACAGGTGTGGATTAAAACCACGGCAGTAGAAGTACCCAAAGGGTCCACAGTAAAATATTTGACCGATATGATGTTATACAATGCCGGGATTGACTTTGATGATACGGATGGTAATTATATTTCAAAAATCAAAGGGCCTGGAGTTGGATGGCTGGGTGAATTTGATAACGGTCCCAATAGTGGATGGATGTATCGACAAAATGGAAAGATTGCTGATCAAGGATATGCAAAAAGAAAATTAAAAAATAATGATGAAATCTTATGGTTCTATACAGATGATTATAAAAAAGAAACTGGCTATGAGGGAAATTGGGATCATGAAAATTCAGCAACTAAAACCGACGATCAAAAGGCTTCAGCTAAAGAGACTGTTCAGGTTACTGCCAAACCAGATCGCGACGGAAAAGCGGCAGCTGCTGTTTCTTCAAAGGACATGACAGAAGCATTGAAAAAGGCTATGGAAGCGGTGAAAAACTCAAGCAAGGAGTTAATACCAGAAGTATCGATTGTGGTAAAAGCAGATGACAAAGCCGATGCAGTGGTTACTACTTTACCAACGTCCTCTGCAAAAGACATAGTAAAGGAAAAAGGTATATTAAGCATCACTACGCCTACAGGGGATATGAGGTTTAGTCAGGAAGCCCTGTCTGCGTTGGTTGCAGAGGCTGGTGGCAGCGATATCAAGCTGGCTATTGAAAAAGTTGACGCTTCTTCAAATCCTGTTACTACAAATATACCAGAGCTTGCAGGCCGTCCTGTGTTTAATCTTTCCGCCGTTTCCAACGACAAAGCAATCACTGATTTTAAGAATGGGAAGGTGACCTTCTATCTTCCATATTCTTTAGGAGCAAATGAGAAGAAGGAAAACCTGAAAATTATTTATGTCAGTGATAAAGGAGAACAGCAAACGGTGGAGGGTGCTTCTTATGACGAAGCAAAGAAAGCAATGAAGGGAGAAACCAACCACTTTTCATATTATGCTGTCACTTATAACAATGTGGCCTTTTCAGATGTGACCAGCGGAAAATGGTTCTATGACAGTGTTATGTATCTTGCCAATAAAGGAATAGTAAAAGGCAAGACAAAGACTACCTTTGATCCCAATGGAAGTGTAACCAGAGCTGAATTTGTACAGATTCTTTACAGCAAGGCTGGTGCTCCCCAAGTGACCAATAGTGCAGTATTTACGGATGTGTCAGATAATGCATGGTATGCAAAAGCGGTAAACTGGGCTGCAGAAAAAAATATTTCCAAAGGATTTAAGGGCAAATTTAATCCAAATGCCAACATATCCAGAGAGGATATGGCTGTAATGCTTAAAAACTATCTAGAAAATATTGAAAAGAAAGAAATAACCAAGACAGCCCTTAAACAGGAATTTTCAGACAAGGGTAAAATCAGTCCTTATGCTGGGGGAGCCATAGAAATCATGCAGACAGGCGGCATAATAAATGGTTATAAAGGAGCAGACGGAAAGTATAGTTTTAAACCTTCAGGGTATGCAACAAGAGCGGAAGCATCATCCATGATGGCTTCACTGTTTCAGAAGTTAGCAAAATAG
- a CDS encoding S-layer homology domain-containing protein, translated as MKKTNKLLKRAMSFLLILIMTFTTIPMTAFADSADLITVYVTISAEGQLQFSKDSETGMVRVPITVSKGATAFDALVAAHNKYYEGDYVASEDKVFSRFWGNNTMDIGYFVNGKMVLNRQNPVFEGDDIEGTIYNDYLTDIYARFDKQNVTVDKNSELSLTLKYNDIINGPNGMMNKETVNKPLAQAKILIGDLSTANIPANESAEWITDKDGKITISFENPGVYYVSAQKEGVNIIPPICKVIVTDPVSNEDKEEYVREDKEKLTFSNFGGENTSIDDIDKNLNLPANGKSGNTTITWTSNDQSTISNDGTVTQTIGEKKTVKLTANIAYGSVSDTKSFNITVKAAKDPKIVKDEAQMKEIKDKIASVYAAKNSEWWGSSATWWQAVGMSAYKNTSSDTIKVVSPDAKQAFINKTVSDITTLDKKASVNANKFANAINGMSAFGCDPTALWTVNKTKIDAVSQLKNIKLEDAKQGWYSTIAPYVLLSLNQGNYNTDDLKIIYINYLIDQLKNADWSWGVDTPAMVLQGLAPYYNREDVKPEIDKIILALSEKQDINGSYGNPYSDASIIITLAQLGINPDTDSRFIKNGKSVVDGLLSYKLDSNDGFYVTEGKYDEYATVQGFLALIAASEVMENGQPYNVYDFSKIAKTDAYANGTGGKEETPKDPVSDKEINVSFILKSDAGTWIPKTTTTVKSDATVYHAFTKVLNEKGFNYIISNKNYVSSITNPSGKCLSEFDKGKNSGWLYSVNGKVPANALTKCNLYDGDNIVWYYTTDWTKDPDAVEAAGGKSAIKALEETEKDKATGKTEVQATTDKDGKALAEVKTKDISDAIEAVVKASEKSGSTAKKEVKIVVKADDKAKEVETKLPKDSMVELNKKVDVVTVQTPLADIVFDKQNLELMSKNINGDAKLSVRKIDIAKEGNISEESKSKIKEKVGNRPIFDFNLTVGDKKISNFANNVQVSIPYTAAESENVNGIVVYYINDSGNLQTVKDCKYDSKTKILTFSTNHFSNYAVGYNNISFDDISKHWAKDQIVYLAARDVVKGVNNAGFAPNDKVTRAEFVQILANLSGADLSKYDDSKFKDAKKGVWFANSAAWAAETGLVTGNSNNDGTVSFNPNESITRQDMAVILSRYMTKIEQKKLSEVNKEVKFSDKDQIGSYAESAVAELQKAGIISGKTAYNFAPKENATRAECSKMISVLMQNYL; from the coding sequence ATGAAAAAGACAAATAAATTACTAAAAAGGGCTATGTCATTTTTATTAATATTAATTATGACATTTACCACGATACCCATGACTGCTTTTGCAGATAGTGCAGATTTGATAACAGTTTATGTGACCATAAGCGCGGAAGGTCAACTTCAATTTTCAAAAGATAGTGAAACTGGTATGGTACGAGTACCTATTACAGTATCAAAAGGAGCTACTGCCTTTGATGCACTTGTAGCAGCACATAATAAATATTATGAAGGAGATTATGTTGCTTCTGAAGATAAAGTATTTTCAAGATTCTGGGGAAACAATACTATGGACATTGGCTATTTTGTTAATGGTAAGATGGTACTAAATCGACAGAATCCAGTGTTTGAGGGGGATGATATAGAAGGGACAATTTATAATGATTATCTAACGGACATCTATGCACGTTTTGATAAGCAAAATGTTACTGTTGATAAAAATAGTGAGTTGTCTTTGACTTTAAAATATAATGATATTATCAATGGACCTAATGGAATGATGAATAAGGAGACTGTAAATAAGCCTCTTGCACAAGCTAAAATTTTAATTGGTGATCTGAGTACTGCTAATATACCTGCTAACGAAAGTGCAGAGTGGATTACTGATAAAGATGGAAAAATTACTATTTCCTTTGAAAATCCAGGGGTTTATTATGTTTCAGCTCAAAAGGAAGGGGTAAATATTATTCCTCCAATCTGTAAGGTGATTGTTACTGATCCTGTAAGTAATGAAGACAAAGAAGAATATGTCCGTGAAGATAAAGAGAAACTCACTTTTAGTAATTTTGGAGGAGAAAATACTTCAATAGATGATATAGATAAAAATTTAAACCTACCTGCCAACGGGAAAAGTGGCAACACTACTATTACTTGGACCTCAAATGATCAATCCACTATAAGTAATGATGGAACGGTTACTCAAACCATAGGTGAAAAAAAGACAGTTAAGCTAACAGCTAATATTGCTTATGGAAGTGTATCAGATACGAAATCTTTTAATATTACAGTTAAAGCAGCTAAGGATCCGAAGATTGTCAAAGATGAAGCACAGATGAAAGAAATAAAAGACAAGATTGCATCAGTTTATGCAGCTAAAAATTCTGAATGGTGGGGATCTTCTGCAACATGGTGGCAAGCCGTGGGAATGAGTGCCTATAAAAATACTTCTTCAGATACAATTAAGGTCGTATCCCCAGATGCTAAGCAGGCATTTATCAACAAGACCGTTTCTGATATTACAACTCTTGATAAAAAAGCATCTGTCAATGCCAATAAGTTTGCAAACGCCATCAATGGAATGAGTGCTTTTGGGTGTGATCCTACAGCGCTATGGACAGTAAACAAAACTAAAATAGATGCGGTCAGTCAATTAAAAAATATTAAGCTGGAAGATGCAAAGCAGGGTTGGTATTCGACAATAGCCCCTTATGTGCTGTTGTCATTAAATCAGGGAAACTACAATACTGATGACTTAAAAATAATATATATAAACTATTTGATTGATCAACTAAAAAATGCGGACTGGAGTTGGGGAGTAGACACCCCGGCAATGGTATTGCAGGGATTAGCTCCATACTACAACCGAGAGGATGTAAAACCTGAAATAGACAAGATAATATTAGCCTTATCTGAGAAACAGGACATTAATGGAAGTTACGGGAATCCTTACAGTGATGCTTCTATTATCATCACTCTGGCACAACTAGGTATTAATCCTGATACAGACAGTCGATTCATAAAAAATGGGAAAAGTGTAGTTGATGGTCTTTTGAGTTATAAATTAGATTCAAATGACGGATTTTACGTTACTGAAGGTAAGTATGATGAATATGCCACAGTCCAGGGCTTTCTGGCATTGATTGCTGCATCAGAAGTGATGGAAAATGGTCAGCCATACAATGTGTATGATTTCTCAAAAATAGCTAAAACGGATGCCTATGCCAATGGAACAGGGGGAAAGGAAGAAACGCCTAAAGATCCAGTGTCTGATAAAGAAATTAATGTGTCATTTATATTAAAATCAGATGCAGGAACCTGGATTCCTAAGACAACTACTACTGTGAAGTCAGATGCAACCGTATATCATGCATTTACTAAAGTTTTAAATGAAAAGGGATTTAATTATATAATATCAAATAAAAACTACGTATCTTCTATAACTAACCCATCAGGCAAGTGTTTATCTGAGTTTGACAAAGGAAAAAATTCAGGATGGCTTTATAGTGTGAATGGTAAAGTTCCTGCTAATGCATTGACCAAGTGTAATTTATACGATGGAGATAATATCGTATGGTACTATACCACGGACTGGACAAAAGATCCGGATGCAGTAGAGGCAGCTGGAGGAAAATCAGCTATTAAGGCTCTGGAAGAAACTGAAAAAGATAAAGCCACAGGAAAAACTGAAGTGCAAGCCACAACAGATAAAGATGGAAAGGCATTGGCAGAAGTAAAGACAAAAGATATTAGTGATGCTATAGAGGCTGTTGTAAAAGCCTCAGAAAAATCAGGTTCTACAGCTAAAAAAGAAGTGAAGATAGTGGTAAAGGCAGATGATAAGGCAAAAGAGGTAGAAACCAAACTGCCTAAAGACTCTATGGTGGAACTAAATAAGAAGGTTGATGTTGTAACTGTGCAAACCCCTCTTGCAGATATTGTTTTTGATAAACAGAATTTAGAGCTTATGTCAAAGAACATCAATGGGGATGCCAAGCTGTCAGTAAGAAAAATAGACATTGCTAAAGAAGGAAATATTTCAGAAGAAAGTAAGAGTAAAATTAAGGAGAAAGTCGGCAACAGACCAATTTTTGACTTTAATTTAACGGTAGGAGATAAGAAAATCTCTAATTTTGCAAATAATGTACAAGTTTCAATACCGTATACAGCAGCAGAGAGTGAAAATGTAAATGGAATTGTTGTTTATTATATAAACGACAGTGGAAATTTACAAACAGTTAAAGACTGCAAATATGATTCCAAGACAAAGATACTGACTTTTTCAACCAATCATTTTTCTAATTACGCGGTAGGTTATAATAACATTTCCTTTGATGATATATCAAAACATTGGGCAAAGGATCAGATTGTATACTTAGCAGCAAGAGATGTGGTAAAAGGTGTAAATAATGCAGGATTTGCGCCAAATGATAAGGTTACCAGGGCTGAATTTGTTCAAATACTTGCCAACCTGTCAGGGGCCGATTTAAGTAAATATGATGATTCTAAATTTAAAGATGCTAAAAAAGGAGTCTGGTTTGCAAACTCAGCAGCATGGGCAGCTGAGACGGGGCTGGTAACAGGAAATTCAAACAATGATGGTACGGTATCATTTAATCCAAATGAAAGCATTACGAGACAGGATATGGCTGTAATCCTTTCAAGATATATGACTAAGATTGAGCAAAAAAAACTCAGCGAAGTTAATAAAGAAGTGAAATTCTCTGACAAAGATCAAATCGGAAGTTATGCAGAATCAGCAGTAGCAGAACTGCAAAAGGCAGGAATCATTAGTGGGAAAACTGCGTACAACTTTGCTCCAAAAGAAAATGCAACAAGAGCAGAGTGTTCGAAAATGATTTCTGTTTTAATGCAGAATTATTTATAA